The following coding sequences lie in one Mycobacterium gordonae genomic window:
- the mycP gene encoding type VII secretion-associated serine protease mycosin yields MNRLVALLAAAMIAGLSIPVPAWAIRPPVVEPGPPPNGPLGPIEPTDLKAICGIPTGVLPQTDFTLQTSAEVMLNYTDAWRFSRGAGQKVAVIDTGVNRHPRLPLLEGGGDYVSSTDGLQDCDAHGTLVAGLIAGAPSPADGFAGVAPEATILSIRQNSTVYGVKEGGSGQNNDPNATSPGYGNTITLAYAITRAVSLGATVINLSEVACSPVGGGLDDALLGRAVRFAYEHNVVVVAAAGNFNNQGLCKIQNAMPDPNMPLRSGWDSVRTIASPAWFSDYVLTVGALTTSGEPADFSLRGPWVGVAAPGERIISLDSGGPGLINAVMSQQGLAPINGTSFAAPFVSGVVALIRSRFPELNAGQVIDLVKRTAHTPGAGPNEATGYGVVDPVAALTYRMPPANQMPNPEAATPIAGRPHADPGSQRARLIVLWVTAGAVALAAVAWAVSVARRRRESGPVN; encoded by the coding sequence ATGAATCGGCTCGTAGCGCTGTTGGCTGCCGCGATGATTGCGGGTTTGTCCATCCCGGTGCCGGCCTGGGCGATCCGACCGCCGGTGGTGGAACCCGGGCCGCCGCCCAACGGGCCGCTCGGACCCATCGAGCCGACCGACCTCAAAGCGATCTGCGGCATACCGACCGGGGTGCTGCCGCAGACCGACTTCACCCTGCAGACCAGTGCCGAAGTCATGCTCAACTACACCGACGCCTGGCGCTTCTCCCGCGGCGCCGGGCAGAAGGTCGCGGTGATCGACACCGGCGTCAACCGGCACCCGCGGCTGCCGCTGTTGGAGGGCGGCGGCGACTACGTGTCCAGCACCGACGGGCTGCAGGACTGCGACGCCCACGGAACCCTGGTGGCCGGACTCATCGCCGGTGCGCCCAGTCCCGCCGATGGCTTCGCGGGGGTGGCGCCCGAGGCGACCATCCTTTCGATCCGGCAGAACAGCACCGTGTATGGAGTCAAAGAGGGCGGCTCCGGCCAGAACAACGACCCTAACGCCACCTCGCCCGGCTACGGCAACACCATTACGCTCGCGTATGCCATCACGCGGGCGGTCAGCCTGGGCGCCACCGTCATCAACCTGTCCGAGGTGGCCTGCAGTCCGGTCGGGGGCGGCCTGGACGACGCTCTGCTCGGGCGCGCGGTGCGCTTCGCCTACGAACACAATGTGGTAGTGGTGGCCGCGGCCGGCAACTTCAACAACCAGGGCCTGTGCAAGATCCAGAACGCGATGCCCGATCCCAACATGCCACTGAGGAGCGGTTGGGATTCGGTGCGCACCATCGCCAGCCCGGCCTGGTTCAGCGACTACGTGCTGACCGTCGGTGCGCTGACGACGTCGGGGGAGCCTGCCGACTTCAGTCTGCGTGGGCCCTGGGTGGGCGTCGCGGCGCCGGGTGAGCGGATCATCTCGCTGGACTCCGGCGGCCCCGGGCTGATCAACGCTGTGATGAGCCAGCAGGGTCTGGCGCCGATCAACGGCACCAGTTTCGCGGCGCCGTTCGTGTCCGGGGTGGTGGCCCTGATCCGCTCGCGCTTTCCCGAGCTGAACGCCGGTCAGGTGATCGATCTGGTCAAGCGCACCGCCCACACGCCGGGGGCCGGCCCGAACGAAGCGACCGGTTATGGCGTCGTCGACCCGGTCGCCGCATTGACCTATCGCATGCCGCCGGCGAACCAGATGCCCAACCCGGAGGCGGCGACGCCGATCGCGGGACGGCCCCACGCCGACCCGGGCAGCCAGCGCGCCCGGCTCATCGTGTTGTGGGTTACGGCTGGTGCTGTCGCGTTGGCCGCCGTGGCGTGGGCTGTCTCGGTCGCCAGACGGCGACGGGAGTCAGGTCCGGTGAACTAA
- a CDS encoding outer membrane protein assembly factor BamB family protein, translated as MVTSEEETPVMPRLWRLRRLLTSVGVGAVWAAVSVAVVSPVFAVTSDSPPRPSAMAGFVAIWVFILLLLAAATHRSGRVALAKFLGVVAVAAAAWGLWDVRACFGSRAELPLVPVSTGGAVMVAAAMIAATTAAVLGLVLSAFLRHVDARTAVCAYLVVLIGVSALIHHVLEDYRARLWHPGHTAAAAPAASLPDRIGPARYRLPLLDKYGASTVLPAGNGFIVRSSEEVTAYDGPTGALRWRAKDFGEYRLSTVEVVRRDLHDTTGIVVLFFDAAVVALDGSSGAVVWRRHYSGRVIASSASVDGLGIAVDDDRPAPDRRTMVYSLGPANGELRWRKGAPCSHPTGAMAIPGQLGFRCEGTPSIIDAHNGNIVTISALKLKPYEFVAGSDVYLARIDAGRSDGAGADTGLIVIDPTGRIIDQISGLYAISTPADGRLLLYDGRDNWTLRDYHQGKSTPVPIHLTKHPEFLSELKTTWLKHRLVFFGLDESQPVLVIDPETRTTETVGIERICPFQEAIRRLQAVAGAVIAECGENDLVGLVPAAF; from the coding sequence ATGGTGACCTCTGAGGAAGAAACGCCGGTGATGCCGCGGCTCTGGCGCCTGCGCAGGTTGCTGACGAGCGTCGGCGTGGGCGCTGTGTGGGCGGCGGTCAGCGTCGCGGTCGTCTCTCCGGTGTTCGCCGTAACGAGCGACAGCCCTCCACGACCGTCTGCCATGGCCGGATTTGTCGCCATCTGGGTGTTCATCTTGCTGTTGCTTGCGGCGGCGACACATCGGTCGGGCAGGGTGGCGTTAGCCAAGTTCCTCGGTGTGGTCGCCGTGGCCGCAGCTGCGTGGGGCCTCTGGGACGTTAGGGCATGCTTTGGATCCCGCGCTGAGCTTCCGTTGGTGCCCGTCTCAACCGGAGGCGCCGTCATGGTGGCGGCCGCGATGATAGCGGCCACGACAGCCGCGGTCTTGGGCCTGGTTCTTTCAGCCTTCCTTCGGCACGTCGACGCGCGAACGGCGGTGTGTGCATACCTGGTCGTGCTGATCGGCGTTTCGGCCCTGATCCACCATGTGTTGGAGGATTATCGCGCGCGCCTATGGCATCCCGGGCACACCGCCGCCGCTGCGCCGGCCGCCTCGCTGCCCGATAGGATCGGCCCGGCCCGGTACCGGCTTCCGCTTCTGGACAAATACGGGGCATCCACCGTGCTCCCCGCGGGTAACGGCTTCATCGTCCGTAGCAGCGAAGAAGTGACCGCGTACGACGGCCCGACCGGGGCCTTGCGCTGGCGCGCAAAGGATTTTGGCGAATATCGACTTTCGACCGTCGAAGTGGTTCGGCGTGATCTGCACGATACGACGGGGATCGTGGTGCTCTTCTTTGATGCCGCCGTTGTTGCGCTCGACGGCAGCTCGGGTGCGGTGGTGTGGCGCCGCCATTACAGCGGTCGGGTGATCGCGTCGAGCGCGTCAGTTGACGGATTGGGCATCGCGGTCGATGACGACAGGCCAGCACCCGATAGACGCACGATGGTTTATTCCCTGGGGCCCGCGAACGGCGAACTCCGATGGCGTAAAGGCGCTCCATGTAGCCATCCGACCGGTGCCATGGCAATTCCGGGACAGTTGGGCTTCCGCTGCGAAGGAACCCCGTCGATTATCGACGCGCACAACGGAAACATCGTCACCATCTCAGCGCTGAAGCTGAAGCCGTACGAGTTCGTAGCGGGCAGCGACGTCTATCTGGCACGGATCGATGCCGGCCGGTCCGACGGGGCAGGCGCAGACACCGGACTCATTGTCATCGATCCGACGGGGCGGATCATCGATCAAATCTCCGGTCTTTACGCTATTTCCACGCCCGCTGATGGCCGTCTGCTCTTGTACGACGGCCGGGATAATTGGACGCTGCGCGATTATCACCAGGGCAAATCCACGCCGGTGCCGATTCACTTGACGAAGCACCCAGAATTTCTCTCCGAGCTGAAGACTACATGGCTCAAACACCGCCTCGTATTCTTCGGCTTGGACGAATCGCAGCCGGTGCTCGTCATCGACCCGGAAACGCGGACTACCGAAACTGTCGGCATCGAGAGGATTTGTCCGTTTCAAGAGGCTATTCGACGCCTGCAGGCTGTCGCGGGTGCTGTAATCGCAGAGTGCGGCGAGAACGATCTTGTGGGACTAGTGCCGGCGGCCTTCTAG
- a CDS encoding PPE domain-containing protein, with protein MGFTNVVWESRSTEQLARDLTEGPGPSSVGEAGAAWIRVANEFAKISADYDRLVESVRGAWEGNASEAAVRKLETFGKWLQAASLSAAANGRRAEEAAVANTVAILSMPSVSEAVEAKAAQDMMASLSAYNGAIVQGHFAEFEEAASAQQADAAAVMHRYEDAVAELAQPWEQPVPPQVTNSAALNGEKDGKSRGGSRGGGGGGAARQLSPMLATPVTPSAEAKELKKTSFKSDGSGGGSGMGRGGAGYAPMGGHRRDGSGQSYESFREAGTLEGAGEPGASLSEGGQSWLPAAHQSDAPFEVSHVSWGPNTAIFDDLAAPDPQQPEGFAEEPERTLQQVSDRWVSPPVIGAEQEVTL; from the coding sequence ATGGGATTCACCAATGTGGTGTGGGAATCGCGCAGCACCGAGCAGCTCGCGCGCGATCTGACCGAGGGCCCCGGCCCATCCTCCGTCGGTGAAGCCGGCGCCGCCTGGATTCGGGTGGCCAACGAGTTCGCCAAGATCTCCGCCGACTACGACCGGCTGGTCGAAAGTGTCCGCGGCGCATGGGAAGGCAACGCCTCCGAGGCCGCCGTGCGGAAGCTGGAGACGTTCGGCAAGTGGCTGCAGGCGGCTAGCCTGAGCGCCGCCGCCAATGGCCGGCGGGCCGAGGAAGCCGCCGTCGCGAACACCGTCGCCATCTTGTCGATGCCCAGCGTGTCCGAGGCCGTCGAAGCCAAAGCCGCCCAGGACATGATGGCGTCGTTGTCGGCCTACAACGGCGCGATCGTGCAGGGCCACTTCGCCGAGTTCGAAGAGGCCGCCTCGGCGCAGCAGGCGGACGCCGCGGCGGTGATGCATCGCTACGAGGATGCCGTTGCCGAACTCGCCCAGCCGTGGGAACAGCCGGTTCCGCCACAGGTCACCAATTCCGCTGCGCTCAACGGCGAGAAGGACGGCAAGTCCCGCGGCGGATCGCGCGGCGGCGGTGGCGGCGGCGCGGCGCGGCAGCTGTCACCCATGCTGGCCACCCCGGTCACGCCCAGTGCCGAGGCCAAGGAACTCAAGAAGACCAGCTTCAAATCCGACGGCTCCGGCGGCGGCAGCGGAATGGGCCGCGGCGGCGCGGGTTACGCCCCGATGGGTGGACACCGGCGAGACGGCAGCGGCCAGTCCTACGAGTCGTTCCGCGAGGCAGGGACTTTGGAAGGTGCGGGCGAGCCCGGCGCCAGCCTGTCCGAGGGTGGCCAGTCCTGGTTGCCGGCCGCGCATCAGAGCGACGCACCGTTTGAGGTGTCGCACGTCAGCTGGGGCCCGAACACCGCGATCTTCGACGACCTCGCCGCGCCCGACCCGCAGCAGCCAGAAGGCTTTGCCGAGGAGCCCGAGCGGACGCTGCAGCAGGTGTCCGACCGGTGGGTGTCCCCGCCGGTGATCGGCGCCGAGCAGGAGGTGACCTTGTGA
- a CDS encoding nucleotide-binding protein: MSKQTPDEDERGSLARPPWLPGEKQRRRVQLGRGNRREDADERRADKGKKVADRLAGGAEDTPGPAKRERVPVVRHRPEAEPGSTSTPADDSPESRPKRVAVPFDPIRRLQQMEPEPVAPVSELPVEPEHPAPDVPMAEVADASPVEEPEPPPAVEPSPAAEEPLPDTDESPPAAELYSDAEASPESVEWAPEALTRLEWQYDSLLAESLVIPEAAVEVAGEPESEAVVEAPTTIDAGNQADSEPEHPDMVQEPEPPADVVAGPERPVHPQYSVEPVAPVEVSDFDIERDVELPEEPELPAELEPAVEDSTEPEWFSELLVEPERAPEPVEAESFEPVPVSTERLWEPRVSTEPEPTVEVSEEPEWVCELAEESDSAAEPVDAERVEQPPAELEPVPVSTERLWEPPPPEPEPPVVVDVESETPADESEPAELDEIELRAAALLEQMAVKRAQATMAPQESEVQPITDDPADAAASDRPPAESTNDAEAEAVSSAHDEPDLEPISDEAPTDDAVPTQWLPTDLVGGAAAPEYSPVNDPDIVSPPDPVTADEQADDAVVTQAESLLPQQGTGAAPAAEQRSKGPRRPAQPPWQTPSSAMAAEIEEVVLDVPVPQHEPAPAPEQHQPPTPHGPSASSPQPPVQTRKRPRPSGRPPWPPPPPPGPFPPPPWWPGPPPGQGLPPKARPAASAQPPRAPQPVPPPGRPQPPLGGPPQGYQPFRVPPSIDEAEITNPDRFAPPSGWRRAVHKATGGHVNPGASRKERQQDHLLAEIRQPIVGDFRIAVLSIKGGVGKTTTTFGLGSALATVRHDRVIAVDANPDRGTLGERVGDTSTQSTVRDLLSDPNINRYADVRNHTLMATSRLEVLASEQDPAVSEVFGADDYRRTVDILRHYYNIILTDCGTGIMHSAMSAVLDLAHTIVLVSSPAIDAARSASATLDWLMQHGHSGLVREAHVVLSASRPGSAALKLDKVYEHFQSRCRSIHLIPFDPHLAEGADVDFGRLNPATRQAYLELAGSVAENFGRLRVPREQS; the protein is encoded by the coding sequence ATGTCGAAGCAAACGCCGGACGAGGACGAACGCGGGTCGCTCGCGCGTCCTCCCTGGTTGCCGGGGGAAAAGCAGCGCCGACGAGTTCAGCTTGGCCGCGGCAATCGGCGCGAGGACGCCGACGAGCGTCGGGCTGACAAAGGCAAAAAAGTCGCGGATCGGTTGGCAGGCGGCGCCGAGGACACCCCGGGACCGGCAAAGCGGGAGCGCGTTCCGGTGGTTCGGCATCGTCCAGAAGCCGAGCCCGGATCTACCTCGACGCCGGCGGATGATTCGCCGGAGTCACGGCCCAAGCGGGTCGCCGTGCCGTTCGACCCCATCCGGCGTCTGCAGCAAATGGAGCCCGAGCCGGTTGCGCCTGTCTCCGAGCTTCCGGTGGAGCCGGAGCATCCGGCGCCTGATGTGCCGATGGCTGAGGTTGCCGACGCATCACCGGTCGAGGAACCGGAACCGCCGCCCGCCGTGGAGCCGTCGCCGGCTGCGGAGGAGCCGTTGCCCGATACAGACGAGTCGCCACCCGCTGCGGAGCTTTACTCCGATGCCGAAGCATCTCCCGAATCGGTGGAGTGGGCGCCCGAAGCGCTCACACGGCTGGAATGGCAATACGATTCGTTGCTCGCCGAGTCGCTGGTGATACCCGAGGCCGCTGTCGAGGTAGCGGGGGAACCTGAATCCGAGGCGGTTGTCGAAGCGCCGACGACGATCGATGCTGGCAATCAAGCGGATTCAGAGCCTGAGCATCCTGACATGGTGCAGGAACCAGAACCTCCCGCCGATGTTGTGGCGGGACCTGAGCGGCCGGTGCACCCGCAGTATTCAGTTGAACCTGTTGCGCCGGTTGAAGTTTCGGACTTCGATATTGAGCGAGACGTTGAGCTTCCGGAAGAGCCTGAACTGCCGGCGGAGCTCGAACCGGCCGTTGAGGATTCGACTGAGCCCGAGTGGTTTTCCGAGTTGTTGGTGGAGCCGGAGCGTGCTCCTGAGCCGGTGGAGGCGGAGTCCTTTGAACCCGTGCCGGTTTCTACCGAGCGGCTTTGGGAACCACGGGTGTCAACCGAACCCGAGCCGACCGTTGAGGTTTCAGAGGAGCCCGAGTGGGTTTGCGAGTTGGCGGAGGAGTCGGACAGCGCTGCTGAGCCCGTGGACGCCGAGCGGGTCGAGCAGCCACCCGCGGAACTCGAACCCGTGCCGGTTTCCACCGAGCGACTGTGGGAACCGCCGCCGCCGGAGCCCGAGCCACCCGTTGTGGTCGATGTCGAGTCGGAGACGCCGGCCGATGAATCCGAACCTGCCGAACTGGACGAGATTGAGTTGAGAGCCGCGGCCTTACTTGAGCAGATGGCTGTCAAGAGGGCACAGGCTACGATGGCCCCGCAAGAATCGGAGGTTCAACCCATCACCGACGATCCAGCGGATGCGGCAGCTTCGGACCGGCCTCCCGCCGAAAGTACCAATGACGCTGAGGCGGAAGCTGTTTCGTCGGCCCACGACGAGCCGGACCTCGAGCCCATCAGCGACGAAGCGCCGACCGACGATGCCGTGCCAACACAATGGCTGCCGACCGACCTCGTCGGCGGTGCTGCCGCACCCGAGTACTCACCGGTCAACGACCCCGACATCGTGTCACCACCTGACCCGGTAACCGCGGATGAACAGGCCGACGACGCCGTCGTTACCCAGGCCGAATCCCTGTTACCCCAGCAGGGCACCGGCGCTGCGCCCGCCGCCGAGCAACGCAGCAAAGGGCCTCGACGGCCGGCGCAGCCCCCATGGCAGACGCCCAGCTCTGCCATGGCAGCGGAGATAGAAGAAGTGGTGTTGGACGTTCCGGTGCCGCAGCATGAGCCCGCGCCGGCGCCCGAACAACACCAGCCGCCAACACCACACGGTCCGTCAGCTTCCAGCCCGCAACCGCCGGTGCAGACCAGAAAGAGACCGCGCCCGAGCGGGCGACCCCCTTGGCCGCCACCGCCGCCACCGGGCCCTTTCCCGCCGCCGCCCTGGTGGCCGGGCCCACCACCCGGTCAGGGACTTCCGCCGAAAGCACGTCCGGCGGCGTCAGCCCAACCGCCGCGGGCACCGCAGCCGGTGCCGCCGCCGGGCCGTCCGCAACCACCCCTCGGAGGTCCGCCGCAGGGCTACCAGCCGTTCCGGGTCCCGCCCTCCATCGACGAGGCGGAGATCACCAACCCGGATCGTTTTGCGCCACCGTCAGGTTGGCGTCGCGCGGTACATAAAGCCACAGGGGGCCACGTCAATCCGGGTGCCTCCCGCAAGGAGCGCCAGCAGGATCATCTGCTCGCTGAGATCCGGCAGCCGATCGTCGGGGACTTCCGCATCGCCGTGCTCTCGATCAAGGGCGGGGTCGGAAAGACCACCACCACGTTCGGGCTGGGCTCGGCACTGGCGACGGTGCGTCACGACCGGGTGATCGCCGTCGATGCAAACCCGGACCGCGGCACCCTGGGGGAGCGCGTCGGTGACACATCGACGCAATCGACCGTCCGTGACCTGCTGTCGGATCCGAACATCAACCGCTACGCCGACGTTCGCAATCACACCCTGATGGCGACCAGCCGGCTGGAAGTTCTTGCCAGTGAACAAGATCCGGCAGTGTCCGAAGTGTTCGGCGCTGACGATTACCGGCGCACGGTGGACATCCTGCGGCACTACTACAACATCATCCTGACCGACTGCGGCACCGGCATCATGCATTCGGCGATGTCTGCGGTCCTCGACCTGGCGCACACCATCGTGCTGGTGAGCTCACCGGCGATCGACGCCGCGCGCAGCGCCTCGGCCACCCTGGATTGGCTGATGCAGCACGGACATTCGGGGCTGGTCCGGGAGGCGCATGTGGTGCTGAGTGCTTCACGCCCGGGTTCGGCGGCCCTCAAGCTGGACAAGGTGTACGAACACTTCCAATCACGTTGCCGTTCCATCCATCTCATTCCGTTCGACCCGCACCTGGCTGAAGGCGCCGACGTCGACTTCGGCCGGCTGAACCCCGCCACCAGGCAGGCCTACCTCGAACTGGCTGGGTCGGTGGCGGAGAACTTCGGGCGGCTGCGGGTGCCGCGCGAACAGTCTTGA
- a CDS encoding ESX secretion-associated protein EspG, which translates to MTATLVSGFTLTDDELQVVGERVGVQGFPTVLNVRPRYEHVDSLEAAFDAATRSLIARGLIADGVIEPDLVPILRALRRPERELAMRLVTPDGIARVCVLRCGASGVVARRVGDTISLQVADGAAGLSWAIQALIGQLPRAQAAQVTPVGAPTETVTRNLIGTHDARLLADRVRALGAEPRAAMELGSALSSRMAFAEIVYYALCPDQDRITRRPAAVGVFYTKKGRIVGAPSASPSSQLWTTLKPGSDHSIGQAIRQLVELSTDQWEASLV; encoded by the coding sequence GTGACCGCCACGCTGGTGTCCGGCTTCACCCTGACCGACGATGAATTACAGGTCGTCGGCGAGCGCGTCGGGGTGCAGGGCTTCCCCACGGTGCTGAACGTGCGGCCCAGGTATGAACACGTCGACTCCCTTGAGGCAGCGTTCGACGCGGCCACCCGCAGCCTCATCGCGCGCGGCCTGATCGCCGACGGCGTGATCGAGCCTGACCTGGTGCCGATACTGCGAGCACTGCGCCGGCCTGAGCGGGAGCTGGCGATGCGGCTGGTGACCCCGGACGGCATCGCCCGGGTATGCGTATTGCGTTGCGGCGCTTCGGGTGTGGTGGCGCGACGAGTGGGCGACACCATCAGCCTGCAGGTGGCCGACGGCGCCGCGGGTCTGTCGTGGGCCATCCAGGCGCTCATCGGTCAGCTGCCGCGGGCCCAGGCGGCGCAGGTCACGCCGGTCGGTGCGCCGACAGAGACGGTGACCCGCAACCTGATCGGCACCCACGACGCGCGATTACTCGCCGACCGGGTGCGCGCCTTGGGCGCCGAACCTCGCGCGGCAATGGAGCTGGGCTCGGCATTGTCGTCCCGGATGGCATTCGCCGAAATCGTGTACTACGCCCTGTGCCCCGACCAGGACCGGATCACCCGTCGCCCGGCGGCGGTAGGGGTGTTCTATACCAAGAAGGGCCGGATCGTCGGGGCGCCGAGCGCGTCCCCGAGCAGCCAACTGTGGACCACGTTGAAGCCGGGATCGGATCACTCGATCGGCCAGGCGATCAGGCAGCTTGTCGAGCTATCGACGGACCAGTGGGAGGCGTCATTGGTTTAG
- the eccD gene encoding type VII secretion integral membrane protein EccD, with the protein MTGVSELRRVRVVSAAPDHIRVSVFGGRTQLDIALPLDVPVSSFVPEVARLVSSRDTDEETKDERRTFWVLSRVDGDAELRPDQTLRDAGVAGGELLRLSPRQALTPPTLYDDVVDAVGRLNKAAYAAWDSVSARWMAFVGVHLAAVAIVYCLIGRTGVVNFSVIVGVAGAAVLALVGGATMAHRSYRLDDVAAALGWAAIPVTAGITFALLGRYGYFGLAGACGAVMVLCVLYDRVIGTGHWAYLAGALTFGLVGVALVSRGLHARADIVFGTASVVVILGCLSVRRLTLRLGRFETPTVTVETKREDWDFENPFEPTAASDNGHSGTAMPTAEAVWNRAASAAITRSGLLTGLAAAAAVFVTALLRERIVVDWAAFAFALTVAAVLALRGRTFGTWFERGAVALPAIVILVTTCVMAQSGPDPVALAALGVLLAVAVAAAVSGVVTPAGGAPHRLVTFLSYLDYLAVGSLIPLALWVVGVYQRLGF; encoded by the coding sequence GTGACCGGCGTCAGTGAGCTGAGACGGGTCCGCGTGGTCTCGGCCGCACCCGACCACATCCGGGTGTCGGTTTTCGGAGGCCGGACGCAGCTGGACATCGCTCTGCCCCTTGACGTTCCGGTGTCAAGCTTCGTCCCGGAAGTGGCCCGTCTGGTCAGTTCCCGCGACACCGACGAGGAGACGAAAGACGAACGACGCACATTCTGGGTGCTCAGCCGAGTTGACGGGGATGCCGAGCTACGACCCGATCAGACGTTGCGCGACGCCGGGGTGGCCGGCGGGGAACTGCTGCGTCTTTCGCCGCGACAGGCGCTGACGCCGCCCACCCTCTACGACGACGTGGTGGACGCGGTCGGCCGATTGAACAAGGCGGCCTACGCCGCCTGGGATTCGGTGTCCGCGCGCTGGATGGCCTTCGTCGGAGTTCATCTTGCCGCCGTCGCGATCGTGTACTGCCTGATCGGCCGGACCGGCGTGGTGAACTTCTCTGTGATCGTCGGGGTGGCCGGCGCGGCGGTGCTGGCGCTGGTCGGAGGTGCCACGATGGCGCACCGCTCGTACCGGTTGGACGACGTGGCCGCCGCGTTGGGGTGGGCGGCCATCCCGGTCACGGCCGGGATCACCTTCGCTTTGCTGGGCCGGTACGGGTATTTCGGCCTGGCTGGTGCCTGCGGAGCGGTGATGGTGCTGTGTGTCCTGTACGACCGGGTGATCGGGACCGGGCACTGGGCGTATCTGGCCGGTGCGTTGACGTTCGGTCTGGTCGGCGTCGCGTTGGTGAGCCGAGGTCTGCATGCACGTGCCGACATCGTCTTCGGGACTGCGTCGGTGGTGGTGATCCTGGGCTGCCTGTCGGTGAGACGGTTGACATTGCGGTTGGGACGATTCGAGACGCCGACCGTCACCGTCGAAACCAAGCGTGAGGACTGGGATTTCGAGAATCCATTCGAACCTACCGCCGCGAGCGACAACGGCCACTCGGGTACGGCGATGCCGACAGCGGAGGCGGTGTGGAACAGGGCTGCATCGGCTGCCATCACGCGGTCCGGGCTGCTCACCGGATTGGCTGCGGCTGCAGCGGTTTTCGTGACCGCGCTGCTGCGCGAACGCATTGTTGTGGACTGGGCCGCGTTCGCCTTCGCGCTGACGGTCGCCGCGGTGCTGGCGTTGCGCGGTCGCACGTTCGGCACCTGGTTCGAGCGTGGCGCGGTGGCGCTGCCTGCCATCGTCATCCTGGTCACTACCTGCGTGATGGCGCAGAGCGGACCTGATCCCGTGGCGCTGGCAGCGCTCGGCGTACTCTTGGCCGTCGCGGTGGCTGCCGCGGTGTCCGGCGTCGTCACGCCCGCCGGCGGTGCGCCGCACCGGCTCGTCACGTTCCTCTCCTACCTTGACTATCTCGCCGTCGGATCGCTGATTCCATTGGCGCTGTGGGTGGTAGGTGTGTATCAGCGCCTGGGATTCTGA